From bacterium, one genomic window encodes:
- a CDS encoding TolC family protein, producing MFRCIKLVITFLLFFSFALFEAKAEEALTWEACVKEAKQNHPDLLSAQENLKQSKADKSIAMSTMLPQISADASDKKLETDVKKEYEASSYSITGKQLLFDGFKIANDVKAGSETIKASQYNYAVTSSNIRLRLKTAFTELLRTQKLVLMTEEIALRRKQNSELVKLRYEAGREHRGSLLTSQADLAQAEFEVVQAKRSVSLAQRQLTKELGRRKLVSIEANGDFGITEINRQKPNFEYLADNTIFLKELIAKKEAARFGLKSAKADFFPKVYASATTGTTNSDWLPDEDTYAWSVGVSVSLPIFEGGSRIAKISKAKAGLNKAQADERSGRDSIIFTLEETWTEFQNATDRVSVQSKYLEAAKERAQIANAQYSTGLVSFNDWIIIEDNIVSAKKSFLNAQANILVNEANWIQAKGGTLDYEK from the coding sequence ATGTTCAGATGTATAAAGCTGGTTATTACCTTCTTGTTATTTTTTAGTTTTGCATTGTTTGAAGCTAAAGCTGAAGAAGCGCTTACATGGGAGGCTTGCGTTAAAGAGGCAAAACAAAATCATCCTGATTTACTATCGGCACAGGAAAATTTAAAACAATCCAAAGCAGACAAATCAATAGCCATGAGTACTATGCTGCCGCAGATAAGCGCTGATGCAAGCGACAAAAAATTAGAAACGGATGTTAAAAAAGAATACGAGGCTTCTTCATACAGCATAACAGGAAAACAATTATTATTTGACGGCTTTAAAATAGCTAATGATGTAAAGGCTGGTTCGGAAACTATAAAGGCTTCTCAATATAACTATGCAGTAACGTCTTCCAATATAAGATTAAGATTAAAAACTGCCTTTACTGAACTTCTAAGAACCCAGAAACTTGTTCTTATGACAGAAGAGATAGCTTTGCGCAGAAAACAGAATTCGGAACTTGTAAAATTGCGTTACGAAGCAGGCAGAGAACACAGGGGTTCATTGTTGACCTCTCAAGCTGATTTAGCTCAGGCTGAATTTGAAGTTGTTCAGGCGAAAAGGAGTGTTTCTCTGGCCCAAAGACAATTAACAAAAGAATTAGGACGCAGAAAATTGGTATCTATTGAGGCAAATGGAGATTTCGGAATTACAGAGATCAATAGACAAAAACCAAACTTTGAATATTTAGCTGATAACACGATTTTCTTAAAGGAACTTATTGCTAAGAAAGAAGCGGCTAGATTTGGTTTAAAATCTGCTAAGGCTGACTTTTTCCCTAAAGTTTACGCCAGTGCCACTACAGGAACAACTAACTCGGATTGGCTGCCGGACGAGGATACGTATGCATGGTCGGTTGGTGTAAGCGTATCTTTGCCAATATTCGAAGGCGGAAGCAGAATAGCTAAAATTTCTAAAGCCAAAGCAGGACTGAATAAGGCACAAGCGGATGAACGAAGCGGACGAGATAGTATTATTTTTACATTAGAAGAAACATGGACAGAGTTTCAGAATGCAACGGACAGGGTCTCTGTGCAAAGCAAATATCTTGAAGCCGCTAAAGAACGGGCACAGATAGCTAATGCTCAGTATTCGACAGGACTTGTATCTTTTAATGATTGGATAATTATTGAAGATAATATCGTAAGTGCAAAGAAATCTTTTTTGAATGCTCAAGCAAATATTCTGGTAAATGAAGCTAACTGGATACAGGCAAAAGGAGGAACTCTGGATTATGAAAAATAA